A region of Rhodamnia argentea isolate NSW1041297 chromosome 9, ASM2092103v1, whole genome shotgun sequence DNA encodes the following proteins:
- the LOC115744449 gene encoding squamosa promoter-binding-like protein 7: MENGGSYPDYHTYSPNPQAQNGHFPAHLPHWDTADLSSVGRHPQPVLRPLYAGGGGGGGELGAPPVRADQHLTCLQLGKRRYFESDGAGGDRRCKTHHGGATAVPRCQVEGCHVALGDAKEYHRRHKVCESHSKAPAVVVLGLEQRFCQQCSRFHQVSEFDDAKRSCRRRLAGHNERRRKSSHDSLPTNTSQGCALSLLSSRTDPWVSPSELSSRSSAALRELIAEHRATILARQLILDRDWHLYYAGGDLGEAQNGGSASFFPSGHQMLPEPRCWDRFQEEPGTQVTLDLMQAPSSAFGLLSMREKAKDEEECSDIWNSFESTHVV, from the exons ATGGAAAATGGCGGGAGCTACCCCGATTACCACACGTACTCGCCCAACCCCCAAGCGCAGAACGGTCACTTCCCCGCCCACCTCCCCCACTGGGACACCGCTGACCTTAGCTCCGTCGGTCGCCACCCTCAGCCCGTGCTCCGCCCTCTCTACGCCgggggcggaggaggaggaggagagctaGGCGCGCCGCCCGTGCGGGCCGACCAGCACCTCACGTGCCTGCAGCTGGGCAAGAGGCGCTACTTCGAAAGCGATGGAGCAGGGGGCGACAGGAGGTGCAAGACCCACCACGGGGGAGCGACGGCGGTGCCTAGGTGCCAAGTGGAGGGGTGCCATGTGGCGCTGGGAGACGCCAAGGAGTACCATAGGCGGCACAAGGTGTGCGAGTCGCACTCCAAAGCTCCCGCGGTGGTGGTGCTCGGCCTGGAGCAGCGCTTCTGCCAACAGTGCAGTCG GTTCCACCAGGTGTCGGAGTTTGACGATgccaagaggagttgccggaggaGATTGGCCGGGCACAACGAGCGCCGGAGAAAGAGCTCTCACGATTCTCTTCCCACCAACACATCTCAGG gatgtgctctctctcttctgtcatCGAGAACGGATCCGTGGGTCTCTCCATCCGAGCTCTCCTCAAGATCCAGTGCTGCGCTGCGCGAGCTCATTGCTGAACACCGGGCAACCATCTTGGCGAGGCAGCTCATCTTGGATCGGGACTGGCACTTGTACTATGCTGGAGGGGACCTCGGTGAGGCTCAAAATGGCGGCTCCGCTTCATTTTTCCCCAGCGGGCACCAAATGTTGCCTGAACCACGCTGCTGGGACAGGTTCCAGGAGGAACCAGGCACGCAGGTCACTCTAGATCTCATGCAAGCGCCGAGCTCCGCGTTCGGTTTGCTGTCCATGAGGGAAAAGGCTAAGGATGAGGAAGAGTGTTCAGATATATGGAACTCTTTTGAGAGTACCCATGTCGTTTAA
- the LOC115744450 gene encoding uncharacterized protein LOC115744450 — MDETMKQFQQSLVELETEAERLLLARNQLVENDKLRNANREALTALRKKARTTKTSVPSPFESLMKDIGGSGSRPLVHEVCSTCGNYDSKEPMWMMFPGTDIFASIPFHAAHSILEEEQSQLDFEAKRLQSYVKEKSIFISDRGALADKISPGVLRSLVTLTDKQKVVEHS; from the exons ATGGATGAGACGATGAAACAATTCCAGCAAAGTCTAGTTGAGCTTGAAACTGAAGCAGAGAGACTGCTTTTAGCTCGAAATCAG CTTGTGGAAAATGACAAACTGCGGAATGCAAATAGGGAAGCACTCACGGCATTAAGAAAGAAGGCTCGCACAACAAAAACTAGTGTTCCGTCGCCTTTTGAGTCGCTTATGAAGGATATTGGTGGCTCGGGATCAAGGCCCTTGGTGCATGAGGTGTGTTCAACATGTGGTAATTACGACTCAAAGGAGCCCATGTGGATGATGTTCCCTGGAACTGATATTTTTGCAAGCATTCCATTTCACGCAGCTCATTCTATTTTGGAAGAAG AACAATCCCAGCTGGATTTTGAGGCAAAGAGATTGCAGAGCTATGTAAAGGAGAAGTCCATTTTCATTTCAGATAGAGGTGCACTTGCTGATAAGATCAGTCCTGGTGTACTTAGATCTCTGGTGACCTTAACAGACAAACAAAAA GTAGTGGAACATTCTTAA